The Apium graveolens cultivar Ventura chromosome 3, ASM990537v1, whole genome shotgun sequence sequence GATTTCATCATGAATAACTCTTGATTCCAAATGGAAATAAAtcattttttaaaagaaaaatatcTTCTTTTCCAGAAAGATGCCGCAATAATTTTTTTGTCATATCCTAGTAAATGCAGTTTAGCTTGAATGATAGTACACCATGTTAGTTTTCTGATACTCTAAAAAACCATATCAGATCACTGTAATTCATAAAAAAATACTCACTTTATCCTGTAATCGTGCCACTTTGTCTGTTAGGAAAGAGTACTCAGCTTCAATAATCTCATTTTCAAATTCGATTCCTTTCGAAGTCACCAACTACAATATCCACAATAAGAAATTTTATGTTATTTCTGGAACGGAGTAATATATGCAAGCTAATTACATCTCTATAACTGATAGGATGTGACTTGTAAACAAAAGGTGTTTATACTTAATATTAGAAAATCCGGGTAATACTCACCTTCTTGCCATCCTGATAGCTAGAGATCTTCCTTCTAATTTCTACAGTATTAGACAGAGGATAGTGAGAAAGAATTTGAGGTTAGCAATAGGATAATTAGATCTCAAAGAGTCAACGACATATTAAAAATAATACACACTTTTTACTACTAGAAGTGCATAGATGCAACAATGCAATGAACGATTATTGGCAATGATATATTTACATGCGGAAACATATTAATTATGCTACTGCCATTGAAATCTGACACAATTTGTGAACTAGGCGACTAAATTTGCGAAGACCACAAAGCATTTGAATGCAGTAAGCCTAATTTTGCTACATTTTGCTTGAAATAAACCTACGTAAAAGGTTATAAAGCATGACGCCCAAACGTTCAAAAAATTTAAGCAGATGACAGCAGAAAAAAATCTGAGCATTCATATACCGGTGAAACTTAGTTTGATATAGCATAACATATTACCCTTGATTGGAATTTGTATAATGAAAAACAAAGTACTGTTGTGAGATATAACCACCACTTGCACCTTATCTACACATGAAcatgtttttaaattttttcGAAACAATGTCTATCAAGAGATTATAGGTTTTATATGTTTGTTTTTTAAAGTAACCGTAACTGTATTTTCTATTATGCACCTTTATCTCTTTCAGAAAAGAGAATTTAACAATGCATACTAAACTCTGCAAAGTGTATTTCACAAACTcagattatcaatcaataatgCATACCTTCATGAGTTCCTTCCTTCATGTCAATCTGATGACGGATTTCTGCAACGCGACTAGCCTGTTTTGTGAAATTCAGAGAACAATAAACAAACAGCCAATTATTATAACTACCTCACCCGCAATATGCCTGACATAGTATTATGATGTTTAAGCAATAATTGGAGCAAACATTTACGAAATCCATCACTAATGAAAAATGAAAAAGATTGAGAGCTTATCAGCCTTTTGTTATGTGTGGTAGCTAAATATGCAGGATGTCTTTCAAAATAAAATACAATACCAATACACATACCTCCACTTCTAGATTCCGTTGTGATGTAGCAAGTAATTTTGCAAGATCAGCATTTTCAGTCTGCATGGCGATACAAATTAATAAATACACGGCGTAAaatactactccctccgtcccgctGGATAGTTTACGTACActgtttgcacgtatttcgagactTCAATAAAGTATAGTTCCATAATGTTTtttcttcaattttttttttgaataaaagtttaaacatgaaactttttttcagaatttttttttaaaaaaaatattatggaagtatactttaattgagtattgaaaagcgtgccgaaaagtaacgtaaacaatccagtgggacggagggagtagcaATCAGAGTTCGGGATGGAGGCTATTGGTTGGTTCAGGGATGGGGTGAGTGAAGGAGAATATTGACACAATGATGAAGACAAAAAGGGCCTGCAAAAGAGCACAATACCTCGAGCTTTGCTATTCTTGCAAGAGCTTCCATTCTAGTACTGTTGTGCTTTTGCTTTTCTGAGTCCACAGCTTCCATAGTTTCCATCATTGTTGTCTGAAGCTCTGAAGCCTAAACAATAAGCATATAATAAAGTTCATTCAATTGCCTTCAGTTTGAAAAATTGTAACGGTGACAAGAAATGGTATAGTAGTTGAAGAATAAGCACTGGGATGAAATCAAAACTTTGAAATATCAAATATAGCATCTTGAGTTTTCCACAGATAAACGAAGAATGCTTTAGACTACAATAAGTTATGTAGGAAATATGACAACAATGAAACTAAGTTGGCAGTAATAAACTTAATAACAGTGAGTAACAAAAATGTATTGCAGATATTCCGATGTGCCTGGGTTATAATTTTATAGAATTACCTCTCGTGCTTGTTGTTTAGCTCGGTCTTGAAGAATTTTCTCTAAGCTTTGTTTCTCCCCCTCTAATCTAGCAACCTTATTTTCACACTCTTTAATTGCCTCCACAGCTTTAGTGGCTGCTTTCTGAGCCAAGATCTGCTCTCTTCTCCTCCTCCTTTCCTCCCTCTCACGTTCAATCTCTGAATCAGTGGTTGAAACAGAATCTGTGTCTGAATCAGACGCTCCATCACTTCCAGAAGAAGAAGCTCGCTCTGCATATGCAGACTTTCTCAAGCCTACACTAGTTCCGCCAATCGCTCTAACAGTAGTCCCTAACTTAAAGTGATCATCTTTTATCCTCATCTTTGAATCAGATGGTCCGTCAGCTGCAGGCGGCACTAGCACTGAAGAAATACTCTCGTATGGCAAGTGTGAACTTTCATCCATTGTTGTATAAGTAGAATCTGACTTCTCCAAATTTTTTCCATCTACCTCCCTTGTATGTCCTGCTAAAGAGCTTCCACTTGCATCAGTGACAACTACTTTTTTATCCTTTGTTTCATTGTCACTATGCGAATCAACTGTTGAAACTGACAGCGATAAATCCGATATCCGCGAATCTTCACCACTCAGCTTCCCGTCTGAGGTACCAACCCCATTAGCTTTACCATCCGAACCAATGTCTCCCTTTTTCGGACCATTCACAATTACTTTACTTTGGGCATTCTGCCCTCTGCGGGCCACCAAACTTGCAAGATTAGTACCAGAACTACTCTGCTTCCGAGCATCATTCCGAACGCCTCTTGCACCAGACACTCCATTATTGCCACTTGCACTTTTATTTGGTGTACTCAACAACTCAGTCCAATCACTATCAGTTAACGTAGACTTAGCTTTTACCAACGGAAACACGGATTCCTTCCCCTTTCTATCAATCGTTCCATCTCCACTCAGACTCTTATTATGCGCTACACTTAATGGGCGATCACTACGCAACTTCCCTACCGAACTTTTAACTTCCGGTTTCTTCTTCTTAAGCTGGTCCTTTAACGGCACACTCTCATTACTTTTACTCCGAATTTCATAATTCAAGTCATCCGATtgcagcttctcattcttccCTAATGACTCAGCTGCTTGCTGATCAATCTAAACCAACCCAACAAATCAAACATTTAAAAACCCATCATTCCATTTTCTCGCAATCAACGAAAAATCAAGCAAACAAAAACATAAAGACCCCAAAATTACAATTCAACCAATCTTTAAATTTTCTAAAAGATGCAATCTTTTTCATTAAAACTACAATTCAGCTCATAAAAACTAATGCTTTATTAAATTAGTCATTCGGGTATGCTTCAAACTGATTGTATTATGATTTTTCATATTTGATTACAAATTATAAATTGGGGTTAATAGAAAAAGAACAAACTAATCTATAGAGtgaaaattatataaaaataatacatacatattagatacatatatatatgtataataccTGTTGAAGAAGAGACTCGGCGACTTTGAGTTTAGAGGAGATCCAACCAGACATAGTTTAGTTTCAATTGGGTGTTCGAGATCAGTGCCAGATTTCAACAACATATGATGTATCTGTTTGCATAGATTGTGTTTTCCCTTTTCCTTGGTTCTTACATTTCATTACTGTTTCATGTGTTTATTAAGGTATGTAAAATTTTAAGTGTAATTCCATATTCACAAAAAAAGTTACAAAAAATTGACAAAATGACATGACATGGGTGATGTGacataataaaataatttaattggtGCTATTAATGTTACTGCATGGATCCATTTATATTTAACCAACAAAAATTAATATGTGACATATCTGATTTGTAACTATTTTAGTAACTCATTTTGTAAGTCTAGTATTTTCCAATATTTAATTACCAAAAAAGGGTTATGTAAAATATTGTGTCTGAACATTTCTCGAAAAACAATAAAAAAATAGTACTGAAAGACTGTAGGAGATAGTACTAAGTAAAAGTTTCTTAATTATATTTATGGGGGTGTAATTTTTTATGATacattttataatatatattgtaCATTGTTTTTAATTGTATTTTGTTACCTCAATAATTTATTTGATATCAATCattctaatttttttaatataataataataatctattAACACAATAAAATATAGCTTcctaaatttttattttatttttctaatatagaagttttttagaaataaaaaattataaaaaaaaacttaaaatatGTGGGTAAGAAGTGAAACTAAACATGCCACATTGAAGGCTTTTTACAGTACAGGCTATCTGCATTCTGCGGTTTACTAAAAACAGGTGGGCAGCATAGAAAAGTCAGCGAGCTTTAGAAAACAAATCATACAATTATGTATATAAATTAACACTGCTTAAAATATCCAAATGTTTGATCCAGCCTTGATGATCTTTTATCAAGGTTTTAGACCGGTCTTTCATATGGATCAGTATATATTATGTtcacaataattttttttaaaaaaaaaactaataaCTTTAAATAGGGTGTCAAAACACTCTAAAGTCTGTGCAAAAAGTCCAACAGAGGGAGTCAATTGCATACCCCAAAATTGGTGACACCCACTCAGACAATTGAACAGTACACCAAAACCAAAGATCACCACAGATTTCTTTGAAATGAGCTTAGCTTGTTCTACAATGACACAGATGAGCAACAAAAATTAAAATCCAGCTCAAGAGACTACCACTAAGTATGACCCTAGATGAACTATATCACATCATGTACAacaagattgaagatattcctcTTCCACTCGGACAAAGCAAAAAAATATTGCCCCTAAATACAACCTGTGCAATATACATTCTTAGAGCACTCTTAACAAGATACAACCGCGTACACAAAGAATATATAGTCAAGCACTGGTAAATTGATTGTGAAGGCCTGATGTGGGCAAAATCCCCCACCAATATTTTCAATTGACAGCCAATTCTAGTTGGATCGCAAGGCTTCCGTGCACCACCATTACCCGCATGCAATTCCTTTTCTTAGGTTCAAGAAGATATGGGTTCATACGGGTATGACAACCATGGATGCTTCAAGGCTTCTGATGCTGAAGGCCGTTTCTTCGGTTTAACTTCCAGTAAATGATTAACAAAATCAACGAAACCTTGGTCCCCCATTGGTAACCGATGCCTCAATGACGTCTTTTTGGATATTAGGTATTCTAGCCTGTTGGTGTCCTGAAGAAAAGAAAGGGATCCACTGTTTCTATTAGCAAAAAAACTTTAGTAAAAAAGTAGTTAGTAACATTATGTCTGTTCAACGTATACCATACCATGCAATAGAACCAGTTTGGAGTAGACTTGTACATGTCATTTAAATACATATTTCAAAAAGTACCTACAGATTTACTTTATTACACATAATCACTATGTGCAGAAACAATCAGGGCCATAGTGTGTCATTAATTTAAGAAACAAGCATTTCTAAGAAACTTCCATGAGCTTGCTTAACATCACGAATACGCGACACAATTTTCCACTTATAAGTTCAGGAAGAAGAAAGAGAAGTTATTGATACCAGGATCACTTACATATAAATTGTGCATTTCCGAAACAAAATTCCTCTTTTAACAAGATTCGCAAAATTTACTGAAGTACATAACAGTAGAATTTCTATTCAATGGGTAGTGCCATGGACACTATTTGTATATGATTGAGATTAAACAACGAGCTACATAAATTGGAAAACCTCATTATAGCTAGAGTAGTGATAAGTTTGCTGTACACAAACTCAATCACAGAAATATCAGTTTTTGGGGGTTAAAGAGGGGACAGAAAGGGAGGACAAGAAATGAAAATTAACCTGGTTCCGTTCATATAGCATGTGATTCTTGGTGAAGTACTTGTATGTATCTCGTCCTTTGGCAAGCATATCTTGCTCAATTGGTCCTATAATTCCAATTACCCGAGCAAGCAACGTAGCAGGGGAATCATTTTGAAAGAGGACCTGCAACACCATTTAAATTAGCAATATGAATAGATAAGTACTATAATTTAATTTTTCCGCTCTAATGTAATGCTAAGCATATCTGTACATGTCTGTCCTAAACATCACATTTATCCAATGTAAATAGAcaattagaaaataatttaaagCAGTAATTCTCTTGAAAGGTTTCATGTACAGTTTGGATTCAATATCATTGCCCACTATAAGGCTCCTGTAATGGCTACAAACTTAACATTATCATTATTTAATCAAAGTAATTTGTCGATAAAACAATATCATGGTTATTAGGACCATAAACAATTATTTGTTTCTCAACATGTGACATCGATTAGCagatattttatattataaactGGAGGAAAGTGGATGTGATACCATTGTCAAGTCCGAACGGCCCTTATTGGTTGAATGATACACCAGCTAAAGTTTCAAATTAAAGCTAAGCGGGAAGTGGGAACGAATCTGGAATGACTTTCTCAAAATAAGTTGTTTTATGCAACTTGGTCGTCAATACTGCAGACTAGTGGATCTGACAGTCACATGACGCGGTATAATACCAATAAGACTGAATCCTATTGGGTGATATCATTGTGAAAACACCCATACAGTACGTATTACTGGAGTTATTAATATGAAGGATAAAAATATGGCCAGGGCCAAATTAGTTGTTAAATCAATTgcattttaattataaatatatattatgtaAGAATCTCCACAAGATTAGCAAATGATTACTAATATGATTATGACTATTGAATGTTTTTAAAAAGGAAATAATCACATTAAATTCAGTAGGGAACTCACATTGCCAGTACAAAGTTCTGCCAAGATGCAACCGAGTGACCAGATATCAATCTTTTTGTCATATGGAAGTCCTAAAATAACCTCAGGTGCTCTGTAGGATCTGGATTGAACATAGGAGCAAAGATGATCTGTTTCAAAACAGCTGCTGCCAAGATCAATGACCTTCACCTCACACCTACTGTAGCTTTTCACCAAAATGTTCTCCGGCTTCAGATCACAATGAATAAGACCAAGACCATGTAAGTATTGAAGGGCCTCCAAACACTGGATGGTTATAGACTACAAAGACAAAGGATAAAACGAGAACAAGTAAATACTAATAAAATTAGAGAATACATGAGGGATCAAAAACTCAATAATAAATAGACAACAGACCTGCAGTCTTGGCATCGTAAAATAAACCTCTCCTCCAGACTCTCGATTAAATTTATGAAACTCATATAAGTTTGCCTTAAGAAGTTCACACACTATTAGCAAATGTTCCTGGAAAAGTAAAGATAACATGAAATAATTACGGAGTGATAAGAGTAATAAATTGTGCAATAGTCTTAACTTCAGACTCTTAAGAAGGGCACTGTATACAAGCACCACAAAAAGCATCGAGGAAAATGTGCACAGCACCAATCTGTACTTCTGCGATTTGAGAGCAAGTCCAGTGGTAACTCTAAGGCTAGAGCCATTGCTATAGTTTGACAATGAAAAGTGACTTCTGGTGCTAAATAAAACTCACTCTGATGCTTATTTGTAAAATAGAACCAGCTAGCTTTAAATCAATATCATTTGTTGGATTGATGATGTGGCAAGAATAATTATGGCTCTAATTTGCGCTATAGCTAAACTATAAAACTAGGTTATATAAAGACAATCCAATACTTCACTATAATTTAACGCATATATAGAGAATTAGTTCAACTATAGCTGGATTCATCACTGGATTAATCATATTGTATAATTAGTTCAATATTTTAGCTAAAGCACCAAGTATAGCTATGCATTGACCTGCTGTCTGGTCTAATGAAACAATGAAGTTCTAGCTTGTACAGTGATAATCTATACTAAACTATTATAAGCACACATGGGTATTTTTATCACGAGAAAAGGAAATCTAGTTGTACTATATAGCTCCATAGGATATCAAAGAGGCAAATTAAGCTTATTTACAATTAGCATGGTGCACAACTATCCTGGGATATTGATTAGTTGAAGTCTGTCCAATGTTCTATGAAGCTTAGAATGTTTTCATGCTACAATTTCAAGAGGGGAAGAACTCAGACCACTACTGGTTGTTTAATAAAAGGGACAATATGCTTCAGAAGTGTAAGGTACGATCATTAAGCAGTCCATTAAAAATATTATCTTTTGGTTGGAGAAAAGCAAACACAAAAGTAAGATTTTTAAGCTGTACTCAACTTACACGATAGTAGAAGTAATCATACAACCGCAGAATATGATATTTGTCGGCAGGATCATGCTTGTTCACAAACTTCAGAAGCTTTATCTCATCAAGGCTCTGGTCAAAAAAATCTTTGTTGTTCTTTATAATCTTTACACAGACATCAATGCCACTATGAAGGTCATGTGCCTGTATAGCTTTGCTGAATGCAGCAGATCCAAGATATTCGGTTACGTGATAACGTCCAGCTATGACCGAATTTAGGACAACATGGAAATTTTTATCCTCCTCGAAGCCAGTTCTGAGAAGCAAACAGAAGTTCGAGTCTAGTAAGCAACTATATTTTAAGTTGTTAATGGCACAGTCGGAATACTTGAACAAAGGAAAAAAGAACTGAATAATATAATGAGCAAACAAGTATGTAGATATGCAAGAGGTATTTGATATTATAACTTTTAACTATATTGCTTGACACTTTAAACAAGACTGCTTCTTCAAACAGCCGAATCAAAAATCAGCGCTCCGAGTCCATTGAAAGAGATaactttatattttaataatgacCGGCGACGACATCACACAATCCTATGCCAGCTCTTCCTCCCTTTCTGCTTTGGCATGGCAAGTGACCAAATTAGGTGGCCATATTACACATCGGATACATTAATATGATGTTTGTCTACAAAGCATATACTACTAGTTTAAGGAGATTGAACGAAATATTAAAATGTGAACAAAAGTTATATAATAGCTGGGAATAACGAAAACTTTTGTAAGCATTTTAAAAACCTGGTCAGACACTCAAACGGTTAGGTTTGCTGTATAAACTTCATAATCCAATAGAATGTGAATGGTCAACTAGATTGTGATAAGAGTAACTGCTTTACTATTCACAGAATTACTAGCAAAGTTAAGCCAGGACATGGTCATGGCCATGGCCCACGGGAAGTGCAGCAGAATCGAACCGTCTAAAGAAATTTAGCCAATACATGTAGTAAAAGACTTTGATCCTTATCGTTGTGAGGTGTAATATTTGATAAACATGTAATGTGAATGCATCCTATAAATATTCCACTTAACAAAAAACATTGCAGATTGAATGTATATTACACATTTTATAAATTACTAGGGACAGGCCACAAACCAGTGGAGATAACTGCAGGGGTACAACTTTGTGTGgccatatattatatttgaagaGTAAATTACGTTCAGCGCTTATAGACTTGCCTGTTTTTCCTATGCACAATCTTAAGGTTGAATGTCTCAAATTCCTCCTCTTGAGCTTTTATCTGCTTCACTTGCTCTTGCACAGCAGCTGCCTCTTCGTCCTCCAGTGACGCCCCCAGATCCTCTATTGCACCAACGAGTTTTTCGTCCTCAGCTTTCTTGATAAGATTTCTATCAGCATAGCCATAATTTGACAATGAGGAAGGGGATGAATTAACAGATTCCACCACATTGGCATCATCTTCATCCCTTGAGCTCCTGACTGGTAAGGAATCGCTACTTTTCCTTCTCCACAAAGCGAGTATGTTATCGTCTCCAGTTAAAGTACTTAAACCATCATCAATTTCCCTTGCAACATTGTCATCTTTGTTTGACCACAAAGGTTTACCGCAAACTGCCTGCCCTGTCTGGCCATCTGTAGAAGGAAATGAAAAACCTCCTTCTAAAAGATCTTTTTCTTGTGAGCCTGCGCCTTTACTATTTCCTTTGACACTCCTATCTAGGTCGTGTTTAGTCACTCTATTCTTGTCCTTTGATTTGCCACGATATGTCTTGTCCAAATCATGTTCCGATATTCTGGATCCATGTACACCACCATCTTGATCGTTTAGGTACTCTACGTCCCCCTCACTACTCCCTCCAACCAAACTTTCCCGTATCTCACTACCAAAATCAGCAGCATCACTATTGATCCCAACACCAATTGATCTAACTGAACCGTGTTTATCGTCATCCATATATATGCCATGAATCCTAGGCCGTCCACATTCTTCCGGAACTTTCCCCTCACCTAGAATTATAAGATCATTACTCTGGGTGACAAAGCCCTGCCAGACTGGTTCTGCACTCATAAGATTCAGTTCTTCTTCATCCATCAGATGTCCATCATATTGAGTTATTAAATTGTTTTCATCATTTCTTCCATACATCTCAGTCGCTGATAGCCCGATAGGATCATCTGAAAGAGTCATTATTGCATTGATATTTTTCGATTGAATATAATGCTCACCAGATAAGTAGGAATCTTCCTCTGCAAATGACTGATCATCATCCTCATCTTTGTTTGGACCTGTTTCTTGTGGGTCTGGAACACTCCCATGTCCTGTTCCCTTTTCATTGTCACTTGGATAGTCAATTTCATGAGCCAGAAACCATGTTTCATCTTCAATAGGTTGTCTCATATACCCAACATCATCATCATCGTCATATTCATCAGAGTCCCAGTACTCATTTGGGTAATCAACAGATTCACTCAATCCATCACCTATAGTAGCAAAACCGGAAATAAAATCAGAGGTGTCCTCAGCAATATCCTGACTACCAGATAGCCAGTCGCGACCACCAGGTCTTTTTCCGCCTGAAACATAGTAAGTAAAATAAaaacatctcaatttcaaaatgAGGAACATAACTTCATGAAAATTGCAAACCCTAAAGAGGAAACCACAAAACTTGTTGCAAAAAAAGGTAAAATATGATTTTTCATATAACTCTTTTTCATGGAACTTGAACAGATCCGCACAAAGGGAATGTATACTAATAAACCACAATAAAATTACCTAATTAACCACTATCTTATTCCATGGCTAGAAATAGCTTATAACGATTTCTTGTAGGATGATCGTTATTTCTAGAAAAGAGAAAACATTTTCAATAGAAGGGATAATGACATGGAACACAACACATAAGTAAAATTACAAGGGAACTTCTAAAATTATTAACAACTAGTAGGGTCAAGCTATATAGATATTCATTATAATGCTCATCTAGATTATTCTAGATAAGCCAAAATGTCCACAAAGCCATGTAGTACAATATTTTATGTATATAGCACAATACATGTGAAGGAGAAGAAAAAATTGCAAAAAGAGCTCCTCTAATGCTTAAATTAGAGCACCCTATGCCAGTTCGACTTAATTCGCAAGAAAGTGAAGAGATAATCAAACATCTATCCCTAAGCCTATCCTGATTCCAGATTGCCATATGGGTTGGGAAAATTTATGAAAACTTTGTAAATAGATTTCTGGATAAAACTCGGGGGTGGACATATCCACAcagaaattaataaaataaaaatcacaAACCTGTAGAGAAACTCCAATTTGGATTATAAGTTACAATCCTTAAAAACCTAAGACTGTAGAGAAGTGAAGATGCTGatgtaaaaaaaaaaaagaaattccCAATTGTTGTCCTTCAAATTTTAAATATCCGAAGGATACATTTCAAAACTAAACCACCAAATAAGagaatgaaaatgaaaataagaAGTTTGTATATATTCAAGGCATATAAGCATAAAGAATCATTATTCAATCACTCCAAAAATATAATATAGAATAACTAAAAAATTAGTTTGAGTCCTGTTTCATATGATGCATGTGCAGATACAAATGATTATTTCCTTCTCCATATTCTATCTCAATATTATTATTACAATGTTCTTGTTTTACACATCACAGCAGCTTTGTTCTTTACTCCCACTTCACCAATTTCCCAAATATATTACGATTACATTTTCATGCTATCTTTTAATCTGTGTTCCATAAACTGTTTtatgaaagaaaagaaaagaaaagaaaagcgAATATTTGATTTCTTTACCTTATTCCCAAAAAAATTTAGGGAAGAAAGGAAAAGATCTCTAAAGATTTGGAGAGAAAATCCTTGTATCTTTGT is a genomic window containing:
- the LOC141711993 gene encoding golgin candidate 2; this encodes MSGWISSKLKVAESLLQQIDQQAAESLGKNEKLQSDDLNYEIRSKSNESVPLKDQLKKKKPEVKSSVGKLRSDRPLSVAHNKSLSGDGTIDRKGKESVFPLVKAKSTLTDSDWTELLSTPNKSASGNNGVSGARGVRNDARKQSSSGTNLASLVARRGQNAQSKVIVNGPKKGDIGSDGKANGVGTSDGKLSGEDSRISDLSLSVSTVDSHSDNETKDKKVVVTDASGSSLAGHTREVDGKNLEKSDSTYTTMDESSHLPYESISSVLVPPAADGPSDSKMRIKDDHFKLGTTVRAIGGTSVGLRKSAYAERASSSGSDGASDSDTDSVSTTDSEIEREREERRRRREQILAQKAATKAVEAIKECENKVARLEGEKQSLEKILQDRAKQQAREASELQTTMMETMEAVDSEKQKHNSTRMEALARIAKLETENADLAKLLATSQRNLEVEASRVAEIRHQIDMKEGTHEEIRRKISSYQDGKKLVTSKGIEFENEIIEAEYSFLTDKVARLQDKAKALETNIEMTRKEIEDPTEVEIELKRRLGQLTDHLIQKQAQVEGLSSEKAMLQFRIEAVSRMLEDNKSMLDSAGLPSTSSRSDLESGPWDLSKSKLRPMFENRLRSGKRHFSSLVYQLDHIFSAGAFFLRRNSAGKAWAIAYLVCLHIWVLYILMSHSPVSEEARSGAVFSLENINNTGGI
- the LOC141711995 gene encoding uncharacterized protein LOC141711995, with protein sequence MAADELMGSIDMILDFLKMNNFSRAEAALRSELGNRSDLNGFLQNLTLDGEGLENEEKGKDLENGVRKIPTLQGSGDVSSSEIVVKEVERGPKNGGSNNSKLSHTGEQVGNVSRVLPGDVVEDFGFLESVDDAPDFYTKYSISNGSMAADPFQNVAGVSANSIRNEMKGEGTKSSVDMNAREENGIQFSIGEKETAWLGSSSNSIPEPKVNKISATQYIKNDGFIDNLWSTKGPTSQSVPEAWKDCSVKTVFPFPDMSAGYDNGMVGIIDKREGKRISDDINDIRAAIKEQVDEVGRALFFGKFQEHKTFSSIGSMPLLPSENHKEEFPRLAPVKLKSEDKLSSITWEEKFERDVPGSKIINADTYHIGSFLDVPIGQEINSAGGKRPGGRDWLSGSQDIAEDTSDFISGFATIGDGLSESVDYPNEYWDSDEYDDDDDVGYMRQPIEDETWFLAHEIDYPSDNEKGTGHGSVPDPQETGPNKDEDDDQSFAEEDSYLSGEHYIQSKNINAIMTLSDDPIGLSATEMYGRNDENNLITQYDGHLMDEEELNLMSAEPVWQGFVTQSNDLIILGEGKVPEECGRPRIHGIYMDDDKHGSVRSIGVGINSDAADFGSEIRESLVGGSSEGDVEYLNDQDGGVHGSRISEHDLDKTYRGKSKDKNRVTKHDLDRSVKGNSKGAGSQEKDLLEGGFSFPSTDGQTGQAVCGKPLWSNKDDNVAREIDDGLSTLTGDDNILALWRRKSSDSLPVRSSRDEDDANVVESVNSSPSSLSNYGYADRNLIKKAEDEKLVGAIEDLGASLEDEEAAAVQEQVKQIKAQEEEFETFNLKIVHRKNRTGFEEDKNFHVVLNSVIAGRYHVTEYLGSAAFSKAIQAHDLHSGIDVCVKIIKNNKDFFDQSLDEIKLLKFVNKHDPADKYHILRLYDYFYYREHLLIVCELLKANLYEFHKFNRESGGEVYFTMPRLQSITIQCLEALQYLHGLGLIHCDLKPENILVKSYSRCEVKVIDLGSSCFETDHLCSYVQSRSYRAPEVILGLPYDKKIDIWSLGCILAELCTGNVLFQNDSPATLLARVIGIIGPIEQDMLAKGRDTYKYFTKNHMLYERNQDTNRLEYLISKKTSLRHRLPMGDQGFVDFVNHLLEVKPKKRPSASEALKHPWLSYPYEPISS